In Nitrosarchaeum sp., the following proteins share a genomic window:
- a CDS encoding PEFG-CTERM sorting domain-containing protein gives MHITILAVLILSMTVTLSFTGTSFGEKEIKCINCVQIPSYEIDLYKEIFPLTVWTDSHTYDHFSTITATGYLKPQNTVAPILVVVTNPIGNIVTIQQITPDADGNFSFKLNTESPLWSKDGEYILKVQSGAETRQFKTNFTLVPSLTGSVNKCTVDSISVTANNGRIYCIPYKISDGLVSTTKGKLNSDTKTMTLDIKGQNIGTITLDIPRYILDSKSPAGGDSSFVAMANGKMIEYEELESDSDSRQIKLVHQIGNKVSFEIVGTHVIPEFGSIALLILVASIMSILIVGKSFSNRLVKF, from the coding sequence GTGCACATTACTATTTTAGCTGTTTTGATACTGTCCATGACTGTAACTTTATCATTTACCGGTACCTCTTTTGGAGAAAAAGAAATCAAATGCATTAACTGTGTCCAAATTCCTTCATACGAAATTGATCTGTACAAAGAGATTTTTCCATTGACTGTCTGGACTGATTCACATACCTATGATCATTTTTCAACTATTACCGCAACTGGATACTTGAAACCACAAAATACAGTTGCACCAATCTTAGTTGTTGTAACTAATCCTATAGGAAACATAGTAACCATACAACAAATAACTCCTGATGCTGATGGTAATTTCTCTTTTAAACTAAACACAGAAAGTCCTCTATGGTCTAAAGATGGAGAATACATCTTAAAAGTTCAAAGCGGTGCTGAAACCCGACAATTCAAAACTAATTTTACTCTAGTTCCATCTTTAACTGGAAGCGTTAACAAATGTACTGTAGATAGTATTTCAGTTACTGCAAATAATGGCAGAATTTATTGTATTCCATATAAGATATCTGATGGTCTTGTAAGTACAACCAAAGGAAAATTAAATTCTGATACTAAAACAATGACTTTGGATATCAAAGGACAAAACATTGGTACTATCACACTTGATATTCCAAGATATATCTTGGATTCAAAATCTCCTGCCGGTGGTGATTCTTCTTTTGTTGCGATGGCTAATGGCAAAATGATAGAATATGAAGAATTAGAAAGTGATTCTGATTCTAGACAAATAAAATTGGTTCATCAAATAGGTAACAAAGTTTCATTTGAGATTGTAGGAACACATGTTATTCCTGAATTTGGCTCCATTGCTCTTCTGATTCTTGTTGCTTCAATAATGTCTATTTTGATTGTAGGCAAGTCTTTTTCAAATAGATTGGTCAAGTTCTAA
- a CDS encoding DEAD/DEAH box helicase, translating into MATSMENFGTLEYVLDKYSKIWSWKITGQRAVSMISRLVPEAWYGENTDEVIIPDSVESVKQIKLIMDRYPLEILSKSAWQRKIVKTYTPKPIHPPVKYNLNRAKTGEQFRGKLLNFQREGLDFLLKSSGNALLADEMGLGKTVQTLSYVATEKQTFPVLVVAPLVTLNNWEREISKFLKKKSRNGRIIESESPTSTIIRTGKSKELPVTDFYIINYELLYKRLSDLSKLNIRTIVCDEVHNLRSKTTQKYKAVKKLAALPSVSYRIGLSGTPIYNRGSEIWPIVDILRPGLLGSFKEFCEYFCYVNEKGKAIVLENKRASLRNELQKHVMLRRKKSDVLKELKDKVRYKEVIDADTDYYLDELGKIWNKLEEEQKDAETAFDKSASYQRAIQSERQIAGIAKVPHVINFVKNIMEIEESVVVFCHHKVIHKLLHTSLEEFSPVTIIGGQSDKTRQEQIDKFQKGESKLMIAGIRAGNVGINLTRAKYVIFAELDWSPAIHRQAEDRLHRIGQKNTVFAYYLIGKGTLDDHVANILVDKSYEIDSIMDETADTYENRDKAELILAQIHDKIKSN; encoded by the coding sequence ATGGCGACATCCATGGAAAATTTTGGAACATTAGAGTATGTTTTAGACAAATATTCAAAAATTTGGAGTTGGAAGATTACCGGTCAACGAGCTGTCAGTATGATATCTAGACTCGTGCCTGAAGCATGGTATGGTGAAAATACTGATGAAGTAATAATTCCAGACAGTGTTGAAAGTGTAAAACAGATAAAATTGATTATGGATCGTTATCCTCTTGAAATCTTATCCAAATCTGCATGGCAACGAAAAATTGTAAAAACGTATACTCCAAAACCCATCCATCCTCCTGTAAAATATAATCTCAACCGTGCAAAAACAGGAGAGCAATTCCGTGGAAAACTACTGAATTTCCAAAGAGAAGGATTGGATTTCCTATTAAAATCATCAGGAAACGCATTACTTGCTGATGAGATGGGCTTGGGAAAAACTGTACAAACATTATCTTATGTTGCAACTGAAAAACAAACATTTCCAGTACTTGTTGTTGCACCATTAGTTACTTTAAACAATTGGGAAAGAGAAATTTCAAAATTTTTAAAGAAAAAAAGCAGGAATGGAAGAATTATTGAATCCGAATCTCCGACATCTACTATCATCAGAACTGGAAAATCTAAAGAACTTCCTGTGACTGATTTTTACATAATAAACTATGAATTACTTTACAAACGTCTTTCTGATTTATCAAAATTAAATATTCGAACAATTGTTTGCGATGAGGTTCATAATCTAAGATCAAAGACTACCCAAAAATACAAGGCTGTTAAAAAATTGGCAGCACTTCCTTCAGTTTCGTATAGGATTGGTTTGTCTGGCACTCCAATTTACAACAGAGGCTCTGAAATATGGCCAATTGTTGATATTTTGAGACCTGGATTACTTGGAAGTTTCAAAGAATTTTGTGAGTACTTTTGTTATGTCAATGAAAAAGGCAAAGCGATTGTACTTGAAAACAAACGAGCCTCACTTCGAAATGAATTGCAAAAACATGTCATGCTTAGGCGAAAAAAATCTGATGTTCTAAAAGAATTAAAAGATAAAGTCAGATACAAAGAAGTCATCGATGCTGATACTGACTACTATCTTGATGAACTAGGAAAAATATGGAATAAGCTTGAAGAAGAACAAAAAGATGCTGAAACAGCATTTGACAAATCAGCATCATATCAAAGAGCAATTCAAAGCGAACGACAGATTGCTGGCATTGCCAAAGTTCCACACGTGATTAATTTTGTTAAAAACATTATGGAGATAGAGGAAAGCGTAGTAGTATTTTGCCATCACAAAGTAATCCATAAATTATTGCATACTAGTCTTGAAGAATTTTCTCCAGTTACGATTATTGGTGGACAATCCGATAAGACTCGTCAAGAACAAATTGATAAATTCCAAAAAGGAGAATCAAAACTTATGATAGCTGGTATACGAGCTGGAAACGTAGGAATTAATTTGACTAGAGCTAAATATGTCATTTTTGCAGAACTGGATTGGAGTCCTGCTATACATCGGCAAGCTGAAGATAGATTGCATAGAATCGGTCAAAAAAATACTGTATTTGCATACTATCTTATTGGAAAAGGAACACTTGATGATCACGTTGCAAATATTTTAGTTGATAAAAGTTATGAGATTGATTCCATTATGGATGAAACAGCTGACACATACGAAAATAGGGATAAAGCTGAATTAATCCTAGCACAAATTCATGATAAAATAAAGTCAAACTAG
- a CDS encoding TATA-box-binding protein, giving the protein MPQSKPIISVVNVVASASVDQKIDLNDITKKFPDTEYNPDQFPGLVFRLQNPKTATLIFRTGKMVCTGGKSEEMAIKAVNTVVQKLRKGGIKVKKDAEITVQNIVASINLGGKVHLEKAARTLPRSMYEPEQFPGLIHRMLDPKTVILIFSSGKLVCTGAKNESDVFRSVHNLHALLEEKNLMIYDQ; this is encoded by the coding sequence ATGCCTCAATCAAAACCAATTATTAGTGTTGTAAACGTGGTTGCATCTGCATCTGTGGATCAAAAAATCGATCTAAATGATATTACTAAAAAATTTCCCGATACTGAATATAATCCCGATCAATTTCCTGGATTGGTCTTTAGACTACAAAATCCAAAAACTGCCACTCTTATCTTTAGAACCGGAAAGATGGTATGCACTGGTGGAAAATCTGAAGAAATGGCCATTAAGGCGGTAAATACAGTTGTTCAAAAACTTCGAAAAGGTGGAATTAAAGTAAAAAAAGATGCAGAAATTACGGTTCAAAATATTGTAGCTTCAATTAATCTAGGTGGAAAAGTGCATCTTGAAAAAGCTGCTAGAACCTTACCTAGAAGCATGTATGAACCTGAACAATTTCCAGGGTTAATTCATAGAATGTTAGACCCAAAAACTGTCATATTGATATTTTCATCTGGAAAACTTGTTTGTACTGGAGCAAAAAATGAATCTGATGTATTTCGTTCTGTTCATAACTTGCATGCTTTACTAGAAGAAAAAAATCTAATGATATATGATCAATAG
- a CDS encoding superoxide dismutase, whose protein sequence is MVKYELPRLPYGYDELEPFIDTQTMEIHHQKHHQAYVDGLNKTLAKISGEFHPQYITSVLSDLNTIPESVRNDISFFGGGFENHKLFWETMTPKNDGDPSGKFGDSIDVYFDNFENFKKIFSNKALSIEGSGWCWLVFNQTFNKIEIVTTANQDSPWSIRKIPLLGLDMWEHSYYLKYNNRKSEYVSNWWNVVNWDYVENRFAEIAD, encoded by the coding sequence ATGGTCAAATATGAATTGCCTAGATTGCCTTATGGATATGATGAGCTTGAACCCTTCATCGATACTCAAACTATGGAAATACACCATCAAAAACACCATCAGGCATATGTTGATGGATTAAATAAAACACTAGCAAAAATTTCAGGAGAATTTCATCCTCAATACATAACATCTGTTCTCTCTGATCTAAATACAATTCCTGAATCTGTCCGCAATGATATATCTTTTTTTGGCGGTGGTTTTGAAAATCATAAATTATTTTGGGAAACAATGACTCCAAAAAACGATGGTGATCCTAGTGGAAAGTTTGGTGATTCAATTGATGTGTATTTTGATAACTTTGAAAATTTTAAAAAAATATTCTCAAACAAAGCATTGTCTATTGAGGGTAGTGGATGGTGTTGGCTTGTATTTAATCAAACTTTTAATAAAATAGAGATAGTCACTACTGCCAATCAAGATAGTCCTTGGTCAATAAGGAAAATTCCTCTTTTAGGTTTGGATATGTGGGAGCACTCTTACTATCTAAAATACAATAATCGAAAATCCGAGTATGTTTCAAATTGGTGGAATGTGGTCAACTGGGATTATGTTGAAAATCGATTTGCTGAGATAGCTGATTGA
- a CDS encoding FAD-binding oxidoreductase — protein MKSFELQKSLKKVISGDVFCDKEILNYYSVDASAYQIIPKIVVIPKNEQDVINVLKIAKKYKTSVTPRGAGTGLVGNSLNKGIIVDLKRFDEIKIKNNYVKVGSGVNKGHLDNVLKEDQRFFPPSPSVGPYCSTGGMIGNNSSGSRSLKYGSVIDNIKKITFIDGNGKKVSLPQNKKVGIKILKIAKKIQQDKFPKVTKNSSGYRLDLIKSINDTQKVIAGSEGSLGIILSAELKIISIPKKRILFVIGYKSEIEAAQDCNHIVTTSPSALEFVDKTIMKNINHNFNKMINCLLFVEYDCKITNTQKRLKKIITGIIVKTIKNDSEIQRWWKFRDSALYYSSKSMKNKTMHVIEDATVPIEHLPELFLTIKKINQKFHAKSIAYGHAGNGNIHIRLILNEKKIKDVKLIADEYFDKIIKMGGTTTGEHGDGLARSEYVRKQYGSINYKIFRELKKMCDPSNILNPGKIISHKSTIIKNLSNI, from the coding sequence ATGAAAAGTTTTGAACTGCAAAAATCATTAAAGAAGGTTATTTCAGGAGATGTTTTTTGTGATAAAGAGATTTTGAATTATTATTCAGTAGATGCAAGTGCTTATCAAATAATTCCAAAGATTGTTGTCATCCCAAAAAATGAGCAAGATGTGATTAACGTATTAAAAATTGCAAAAAAATACAAAACTTCAGTCACACCAAGGGGAGCTGGGACAGGATTAGTAGGAAATTCACTTAACAAAGGAATCATCGTAGATTTAAAAAGATTTGATGAAATCAAAATTAAAAATAATTATGTCAAAGTGGGTTCTGGAGTAAATAAGGGCCATCTAGACAATGTCTTAAAAGAAGATCAGAGATTCTTCCCACCAAGCCCATCTGTAGGACCATATTGCTCAACAGGAGGAATGATCGGTAACAATTCGTCTGGAAGTAGGAGTTTGAAATATGGTAGCGTTATTGACAATATTAAAAAAATCACATTTATTGACGGTAACGGGAAAAAAGTATCATTACCTCAGAATAAAAAAGTAGGTATAAAAATTCTAAAAATTGCAAAAAAAATACAACAAGATAAATTCCCAAAAGTTACAAAAAATTCTTCAGGATATAGATTAGATTTAATTAAATCAATTAACGATACACAAAAAGTCATTGCAGGTTCGGAAGGCTCACTTGGAATCATATTGTCAGCTGAGCTTAAAATCATCTCCATTCCAAAAAAAAGAATTTTATTTGTAATTGGATACAAATCAGAAATTGAAGCTGCACAAGATTGTAACCATATTGTAACAACATCCCCTTCAGCACTAGAATTTGTAGATAAAACAATAATGAAAAATATCAATCATAATTTTAATAAAATGATCAATTGTCTGCTTTTTGTAGAGTATGATTGCAAAATAACCAATACTCAAAAAAGATTAAAAAAAATAATTACAGGAATAATTGTAAAGACCATCAAAAATGATTCAGAGATACAAAGATGGTGGAAATTTAGAGATTCTGCCCTATATTATAGCTCAAAATCAATGAAAAATAAAACGATGCATGTAATTGAAGATGCCACAGTGCCAATAGAACATCTTCCAGAATTATTCTTAACAATAAAGAAAATTAATCAGAAATTTCATGCTAAATCAATTGCATATGGACATGCAGGTAATGGAAATATCCATATTCGTTTAATTTTAAACGAGAAAAAAATAAAGGATGTAAAATTAATTGCAGATGAGTATTTTGATAAGATAATCAAGATGGGTGGAACCACAACAGGAGAACACGGAGATGGATTGGCAAGATCAGAATATGTCAGAAAGCAATACGGATCAATAAACTATAAAATTTTCAGAGAGTTGAAAAAGATGTGCGATCCTTCAAACATTCTAAACCCAGGAAAAATTATTTCTCATAAAAGTACAATAATTAAGAATTTATCAAACATATAA
- a CDS encoding matrixin family metalloprotease has product MIVTIIPIESWAEYNHKWDELAAWKEVKNNEIQVLIIRDAKVSQKHVDIVEDTINSKEVINSGKKLFQGWNEGIRQISESYDVTIPTLHVQSKLDSQDVIIIYLMDKIDTNGYDGYTNLYYDKNGNIEKAFVKIFNVDELNENQLKTIVRHELGHALGLGHTNEKNDLMQSIIDMRHTAISLLDLQALARIY; this is encoded by the coding sequence ATGATAGTAACTATAATTCCAATAGAATCATGGGCAGAATACAATCACAAATGGGATGAGCTAGCAGCTTGGAAAGAAGTCAAAAATAATGAAATACAAGTACTAATAATTCGTGACGCAAAGGTCAGTCAAAAACATGTAGATATTGTCGAAGATACTATAAATTCTAAAGAGGTAATTAATTCTGGAAAAAAATTATTTCAAGGATGGAATGAAGGAATTAGACAAATATCAGAATCATACGATGTTACAATTCCCACATTACATGTACAATCAAAACTAGACTCACAAGATGTGATCATCATCTATCTAATGGATAAAATTGACACCAATGGCTATGATGGATATACAAATTTGTATTATGATAAAAATGGCAATATTGAAAAAGCGTTTGTAAAAATATTCAATGTAGACGAATTAAACGAGAATCAGTTAAAGACAATCGTCAGACATGAGTTAGGTCATGCGTTAGGTTTAGGTCATACTAATGAAAAAAATGACCTGATGCAATCAATTATAGATATGAGACACACTGCAATATCATTGTTAGATCTGCAAGCATTAGCAAGAATCTACTAG
- a CDS encoding DUF5679 domain-containing protein — protein sequence MTIGYCVKCRDKRDIEGAKPYTMKNGKPALKGTCPKCSTAIFRIGRG from the coding sequence ATGACAATAGGATATTGCGTAAAGTGCCGAGATAAAAGAGACATCGAAGGCGCAAAACCATACACCATGAAAAATGGCAAACCAGCTCTAAAAGGCACCTGCCCAAAATGCAGTACAGCTATTTTTAGAATCGGTAGAGGCTAG
- a CDS encoding CARDB domain-containing protein translates to MIKQLGITFSILLTFTVFINPAFTIEPLDRVDITNPRLVNSFGSQISNQINVNQQVQISVDIKNNQEKAQEFAYIVQIKNQNDITMSINWVIGSLNPGQTFSPALSWTPKVSGEYTAEIFVWDIENIVNNDGKIAKVIKNDALAQYVTLKIIS, encoded by the coding sequence ATGATAAAGCAATTAGGGATTACTTTTTCAATATTGTTAACATTTACAGTTTTTATCAATCCGGCATTTACAATAGAACCATTAGACAGAGTTGATATCACAAACCCCAGACTTGTAAATTCATTTGGATCACAAATATCAAATCAGATCAATGTCAATCAGCAAGTTCAGATTTCTGTAGATATAAAAAACAATCAAGAAAAAGCTCAAGAATTTGCATATATAGTTCAGATTAAAAATCAAAATGACATAACCATGTCAATAAATTGGGTAATAGGTTCACTCAATCCAGGTCAAACATTCAGTCCAGCATTATCATGGACTCCAAAAGTATCTGGAGAATACACAGCCGAGATTTTTGTATGGGACATAGAGAACATAGTTAACAATGATGGAAAAATTGCAAAGGTAATCAAAAATGATGCATTAGCACAGTATGTAACGTTAAAGATTATCAGTTAA
- a CDS encoding HD domain-containing protein: MRNEILSLIVESGMDQDCYTEMLDYTIELFETQGLGSDYYGYHNINHELEVTYVALLSANLNNTSKRFAKDDLKYLYAAALFHDFDPQKSVDKPHEENVLRFISSDKKLRKLLDDAKLDIEIIKVLILRTTYPWSGTLRENAERQIKECFKNSPLTKDNQSKQEHFMNLGWYLSVVDRISGYSLGNFSKAMEMAKMNAHALAWRPSLIVRSSVAYFEELLNKETEMCRFILESLPTNMRKNFFDTVLAFMNLRQQEISIQANYTYDNLKLVPTIEKIDTRKDSEFMKTLFSIFLELPKPLQFAKDNFEESIKDQNIILNTLRLNDCHGEIVGFAKGGPLENYRLRPEIRDENYGLNNTIFLEPLALKMGYWGLKGGSEMRHMFIMQAHAKKYKYLTSFALRDVIKSRVDKESAEFVTRFDPERWDYYRIKI, from the coding sequence ATGCGTAATGAGATTTTGAGCCTGATTGTAGAAAGCGGCATGGACCAAGATTGCTATACTGAGATGCTAGACTATACCATCGAGTTATTTGAGACGCAAGGATTAGGAAGCGATTATTATGGATACCACAATATCAATCACGAATTAGAAGTAACTTATGTTGCCCTGTTATCTGCAAATCTAAACAACACATCAAAAAGGTTTGCCAAGGATGATTTGAAGTATCTGTATGCTGCAGCTTTATTTCATGACTTTGATCCTCAAAAAAGTGTAGACAAACCACATGAAGAAAATGTTTTGAGATTTATTTCATCAGATAAAAAATTAAGAAAATTATTAGATGATGCAAAATTAGATATTGAAATAATCAAGGTATTAATTCTTAGAACAACATATCCATGGAGTGGAACACTTAGGGAAAATGCAGAACGACAGATCAAAGAATGTTTTAAAAATTCACCATTAACAAAAGACAATCAATCAAAACAAGAGCATTTTATGAATCTAGGATGGTATCTTTCAGTAGTAGATAGAATTAGTGGTTATTCATTAGGAAATTTTTCAAAAGCAATGGAGATGGCAAAAATGAATGCACATGCTTTAGCATGGAGACCATCACTCATTGTAAGAAGCTCCGTAGCTTATTTTGAAGAATTATTAAATAAAGAAACTGAGATGTGCAGATTCATTTTAGAGTCATTACCAACTAACATGAGAAAGAATTTTTTTGACACAGTGTTAGCATTTATGAATCTCAGACAACAAGAGATCTCAATACAAGCAAACTACACGTATGATAATTTAAAATTAGTTCCAACGATTGAAAAGATCGATACTAGAAAAGATTCTGAGTTTATGAAGACTTTATTTTCAATATTTTTAGAACTACCAAAACCATTACAATTTGCAAAAGATAATTTTGAAGAATCAATAAAAGATCAGAACATAATTCTCAACACTTTAAGATTAAATGATTGTCATGGAGAAATAGTAGGATTTGCAAAAGGAGGACCTTTGGAAAATTATAGATTAAGACCTGAGATAAGAGATGAAAATTATGGATTAAACAATACAATATTCTTGGAGCCTCTTGCATTAAAAATGGGATACTGGGGACTAAAAGGAGGAAGTGAAATGCGTCACATGTTCATCATGCAGGCTCATGCTAAAAAATACAAGTATCTTACCAGTTTTGCCTTAAGAGATGTAATAAAATCAAGGGTGGACAAAGAGAGTGCTGAGTTTGTTACAAGATTTGATCCAGAAAGATGGGATTACTATAGGATCAAGATTTAA
- a CDS encoding DnaJ domain-containing protein: MIQNVSAQTADTEKNLQMKLDVTDEQKIILFSGFAIAVIGLFIYLARDIILRRKTTYDDKEFDSKNDKTYEKYHSDWSDDYEEIGTRKNSKEDKEFRKLLQDPSLPDYYKILEVSHNATLEEIKKQYRVMAKKIHPDKNKEEKSDEAMVQINRAYEILSNEELRKKYDIHLKRD; encoded by the coding sequence ATGATTCAAAACGTATCTGCGCAGACAGCGGACACAGAGAAAAATTTGCAAATGAAATTAGATGTTACAGATGAGCAGAAAATTATTTTATTTTCAGGCTTTGCAATAGCAGTGATTGGGCTTTTCATATATCTCGCAAGAGACATAATCTTGAGAAGGAAGACCACATATGACGACAAAGAATTTGATTCAAAGAATGACAAAACATACGAGAAATATCATTCTGACTGGTCTGATGATTATGAAGAGATAGGAACTAGAAAAAATTCAAAGGAGGACAAAGAATTCAGGAAATTATTACAAGACCCATCATTGCCAGATTATTATAAAATATTAGAAGTGTCACATAATGCAACACTTGAAGAGATAAAAAAACAATATAGAGTAATGGCAAAAAAGATACATCCAGACAAAAACAAAGAAGAAAAATCAGATGAAGCGATGGTTCAAATCAATAGAGCATATGAGATATTATCAAACGAAGAATTACGAAAAAAATACGACATACATCTAAAAAGGGATTAA
- a CDS encoding Lrp/AsnC family transcriptional regulator, whose product MNLDKNDEKILKNLLVDARLSARQLGLKLGMSTVTILSRIKKLEREKVIKGYTALIDHEKLGYTLTAVIEIIAKKDKIIDIETELSKIENVCGVYDITGNTDTLVIAKFKSRNELSEFVKGIASIQNIENTITHVVLNTAKEDFRLA is encoded by the coding sequence TTGAATTTAGATAAAAACGATGAGAAAATTCTTAAAAATTTATTAGTTGATGCAAGATTATCTGCAAGACAGCTTGGGTTAAAACTTGGAATGTCTACGGTTACGATATTATCTAGAATTAAAAAACTGGAAAGAGAAAAAGTGATCAAAGGATATACAGCATTAATAGACCATGAAAAATTAGGTTATACATTAACTGCAGTAATTGAGATTATTGCAAAAAAAGACAAGATTATAGACATTGAGACGGAGCTATCTAAGATAGAAAATGTCTGTGGAGTATATGACATTACAGGAAATACAGATACGCTAGTGATTGCAAAATTCAAATCGCGCAATGAGTTAAGCGAATTTGTAAAAGGAATAGCATCAATCCAAAATATAGAAAATACCATAACTCACGTAGTTCTAAATACTGCAAAAGAAGACTTTAGACTAGCATAA
- a CDS encoding tetratricopeptide repeat protein, which produces MKIKELVLKGQASLNSGNFEESLGYFEQALLLNQDDPDLWNFKAVALRSLGRYEEALECFNKSLKLDPRDKHAS; this is translated from the coding sequence TTGAAAATCAAGGAACTTGTTTTAAAAGGTCAGGCTTCTTTGAACTCTGGAAATTTTGAAGAGTCTTTGGGTTATTTTGAGCAAGCATTACTTTTGAATCAAGATGATCCTGACTTGTGGAATTTTAAGGCTGTAGCCTTACGCAGTTTAGGTCGCTACGAAGAAGCATTGGAATGCTTTAACAAATCCCTAAAACTTGATCCTAGAGATAAACACGCATCATGA
- a CDS encoding TFIIB-type zinc ribbon-containing protein, producing MVLQSVNADNCPRCAKNALLTDDVTGERFCGKCGYVISEKSQESGPEWRSFTQDEHGNKARAGAPTSLTMHDMGLSTIINPMNKDASGKPLTASMKSTIERLRTWDSRSQVHESVDRNLRQALSELNRLKDKLALSDAVIEKAAYIYRKAIEKKLVRGRSISAMIASALYAACRDTETPRTLNDVGEAANLKKKDIARCYRLLHRELDLKMPVVDPIQCVARIASRIGITEKTKRYAAKVLKISQEHEESAGKDPMGLAAAALYLACVKNGEDITQRDIAEAASVTEVTIRNRYKGLKLDQNMEL from the coding sequence ATGGTTTTACAGTCTGTTAATGCCGATAATTGTCCCCGATGCGCAAAAAATGCATTACTAACTGACGATGTAACTGGGGAGCGATTTTGCGGAAAATGTGGCTATGTTATTTCTGAAAAATCTCAGGAATCAGGACCTGAATGGAGATCATTTACCCAAGATGAACATGGAAACAAAGCTCGAGCCGGTGCTCCTACATCTCTTACTATGCACGATATGGGATTATCTACAATCATTAATCCGATGAATAAAGATGCATCTGGCAAACCTCTAACCGCATCAATGAAAAGTACCATTGAGCGATTAAGAACATGGGATAGTCGAAGTCAAGTTCACGAATCAGTTGATAGAAATCTTAGACAAGCATTAAGCGAACTAAACAGATTAAAAGATAAACTTGCACTCTCTGATGCTGTCATTGAAAAAGCAGCTTACATTTACCGAAAAGCAATTGAGAAAAAATTAGTACGTGGAAGATCAATATCTGCAATGATTGCATCTGCACTTTATGCTGCATGCAGAGACACTGAAACACCACGAACATTAAATGATGTAGGCGAAGCTGCAAATCTGAAGAAAAAAGACATTGCACGATGTTATCGATTATTGCATCGAGAACTAGATCTAAAGATGCCAGTAGTTGACCCAATCCAATGTGTTGCAAGAATTGCAAGTAGAATTGGAATCACTGAAAAAACAAAACGTTATGCTGCTAAAGTTCTAAAAATATCTCAAGAACATGAGGAATCTGCAGGAAAAGATCCGATGGGACTTGCTGCAGCTGCCCTGTATTTGGCATGTGTCAAAAACGGTGAAGACATCACTCAACGTGATATCGCAGAAGCTGCCAGTGTGACTGAAGTTACTATCCGAAATAGATACAAAGGTCTAAAATTAGATCAAAATATGGAATTATAA